From the genome of Paenarthrobacter sp. A20, one region includes:
- a CDS encoding ABC transporter substrate-binding protein, translated as MTDSQIRMPSQIDRRSLLRAGAAGLALVPGMALLNACSPSPSPSRNESKTLRYALTDPRDPNVDPGSVVGVNSVILGFCLYEGLASFTPVSGMKAGSKASALQNSLAEEFELSKDGLRLKFKLKQGVEFHGGFGELTANDVRFSFERVAGKTGEELAYAGDWLALDRVNVTGKYEGEVTLTQPYAPLLTTTIPWFAGWIVSEKAMKERGKDFSTNPIGTGPYEWAEWVPQQRVVLRRFENWHGDATPDWEEIRLEYVSDQTAQATALEAGSIDAGRLSVDKVKTLSKRQGLKVASADSLDQIWLGMNLDQPKLKDRNVREAIRYAVDVPAILDGAYDGLYAQATGTVAPGMPVGYWSDAPKYKRDVERAKGLLKTSGAESLDLTLTVSKDTEFRLIAEIVQASLAEVGINVKIDVRSDLVSLGKAARELELFIGSFSFVPPDPVWATQWWRCDQRDQYNWMYWCDEEYDRLDRQAVEVVDPAKRGEIYIEEQKVWDAAAHSVWLAWPTVYVGLREGLEPSWLTSIPYLPNFRRSGS; from the coding sequence ATGACCGATTCGCAAATACGCATGCCTTCTCAGATCGATCGGCGGTCGCTGCTTCGAGCTGGCGCGGCCGGGCTTGCCTTGGTGCCAGGTATGGCTCTGCTCAACGCTTGCTCCCCTTCACCTTCACCCTCTCGGAATGAATCAAAAACCCTACGGTACGCACTTACTGATCCTCGCGACCCGAACGTCGACCCAGGGTCTGTTGTCGGTGTGAACTCGGTGATTTTGGGGTTCTGTCTTTACGAAGGGCTCGCCAGTTTCACCCCCGTGTCCGGAATGAAAGCAGGATCGAAGGCGAGTGCCTTGCAAAACAGTCTTGCCGAGGAGTTCGAGCTGTCGAAGGACGGCCTAAGGCTGAAGTTCAAGTTGAAGCAGGGCGTAGAGTTTCACGGCGGTTTTGGTGAACTTACCGCCAACGATGTCCGCTTCAGTTTCGAACGAGTCGCCGGAAAGACAGGCGAGGAGCTCGCGTACGCAGGTGACTGGTTGGCTCTGGACCGCGTCAACGTAACCGGGAAGTACGAGGGAGAGGTCACTCTCACCCAGCCCTACGCGCCGCTATTGACGACTACAATCCCGTGGTTCGCAGGCTGGATTGTCTCTGAGAAGGCAATGAAGGAGCGCGGCAAGGACTTCTCCACCAACCCGATCGGCACGGGCCCTTACGAGTGGGCCGAGTGGGTGCCACAGCAACGTGTGGTCCTTCGACGATTCGAAAACTGGCATGGAGACGCAACTCCCGATTGGGAAGAGATCCGACTCGAATACGTTAGTGATCAGACAGCGCAGGCGACCGCTCTCGAGGCGGGGAGCATCGACGCAGGGCGGCTCAGTGTGGACAAGGTCAAAACTCTCAGCAAGCGCCAGGGTCTCAAAGTTGCAAGCGCAGATTCGCTGGATCAGATCTGGCTTGGTATGAACCTCGATCAGCCGAAGCTGAAGGACCGCAATGTTCGCGAGGCGATTCGCTACGCGGTGGATGTCCCAGCAATCCTCGACGGTGCATATGACGGGCTCTATGCCCAGGCAACGGGCACGGTTGCTCCAGGGATGCCCGTCGGCTATTGGAGCGACGCTCCAAAGTACAAACGCGATGTTGAGCGAGCGAAAGGATTGCTCAAAACGAGTGGGGCTGAATCTCTCGACCTCACGCTGACCGTTTCAAAGGACACGGAGTTCAGGCTAATCGCGGAAATCGTCCAAGCCTCATTGGCGGAGGTGGGGATCAACGTAAAGATCGATGTGAGGAGCGACTTGGTTTCGCTTGGCAAAGCGGCACGAGAACTGGAGTTGTTCATCGGCTCGTTTTCCTTCGTCCCGCCAGACCCGGTGTGGGCAACTCAATGGTGGCGCTGCGACCAACGTGACCAATACAACTGGATGTACTGGTGCGACGAGGAGTACGACAGGCTGGACCGGCAGGCGGTGGAAGTGGTTGACCCGGCCAAGCGTGGCGAAATCTACATCGAGGAACAGAAGGTTTGGGATGCGGCGGCTCACAGTGTCTGGCTGGCTTGGCCAACCGTCTACGTCGGCCTTCGCGAGGGTCTCGAACCCTCTTGGCTCACCAGCATCCCGTACCTCCCGAACTTCAGGCGATCAGGTTCCTGA
- a CDS encoding ATP-binding protein, whose translation MMNPFRPTAGATPPELIGREGMLDEFEYGLQLGSGAPGLLTIITGARGIGKTALLSAAQEVAAGQGWVVVPETATPGFVGRIGETMRLHLDELGSGPTGRRITALGVAGFTVTTQLPPERQVDWRRLGNQLLNVLAEKKTGLLFTVDEIHSADRTELSQLAADVQHFIRDGLPIGLIFAGLPAAVSDLLNEGVATFLRRAERIDLHAAAIAEVERSYASTFDNAGISISADLVRYAAEATGGYPFLIQLIGYQLWRQAEINNMALEKTNVDQAINAATRRHEATVIEAALSTTSDKDKDFLRAMAEDDGPVVAGDIGKRLNAKSNVVANYRARLIAAGLIEAPAYGKVDFAIPGLREYLRKTSPQ comes from the coding sequence ATGATGAACCCTTTCCGCCCAACAGCTGGCGCCACTCCCCCTGAACTCATTGGCCGCGAGGGGATGCTCGATGAGTTTGAGTACGGCCTTCAGCTTGGCTCCGGGGCGCCCGGGTTGCTGACCATCATCACAGGCGCCCGTGGCATCGGCAAGACCGCGCTGCTCAGTGCGGCCCAAGAAGTGGCCGCCGGGCAGGGGTGGGTTGTTGTTCCGGAGACGGCCACACCGGGGTTCGTCGGACGGATTGGCGAGACGATGCGGCTGCACCTGGATGAACTCGGATCCGGCCCGACCGGTCGCAGGATTACAGCGTTGGGCGTGGCAGGTTTCACCGTGACCACCCAGTTGCCGCCCGAGCGCCAGGTTGACTGGAGACGGTTGGGAAACCAGTTGCTGAACGTTCTCGCGGAGAAAAAGACAGGGCTGCTTTTCACCGTTGACGAAATCCACTCGGCAGACCGTACGGAACTGTCCCAGCTTGCTGCCGACGTCCAGCACTTCATCCGCGACGGGCTTCCGATAGGACTGATCTTCGCCGGGCTGCCGGCAGCAGTTTCGGACCTGCTCAACGAGGGTGTGGCAACGTTCCTGCGCCGGGCAGAGCGCATAGACCTGCACGCCGCGGCCATTGCCGAAGTCGAACGTTCCTACGCCAGCACTTTCGACAATGCAGGCATCAGCATCAGCGCTGACTTGGTCCGGTATGCGGCTGAGGCGACCGGCGGGTACCCGTTCCTGATCCAGCTCATCGGCTACCAGCTCTGGCGACAAGCCGAAATTAACAACATGGCACTGGAAAAGACGAACGTTGACCAAGCCATCAATGCCGCGACCCGTCGCCACGAGGCGACCGTCATTGAAGCGGCACTTTCCACCACGTCTGACAAAGACAAAGATTTTCTCCGTGCCATGGCCGAAGACGACGGCCCTGTTGTTGCCGGCGACATAGGAAAACGGCTCAACGCCAAAAGCAACGTCGTGGCCAACTACCGGGCCCGTCTCATCGCGGCAGGACTCATCGAAGCCCCTGCATATGGCAAGGTCGACTTCGCCATCCCCGGCCTGCGCGAATACCTCCGCAAAACAAGCCCTCAATAG
- a CDS encoding RNA-binding domain-containing protein, producing MAFTPLHGALGLAPSPLEYSMIQAAVDQQVTERIDIDWKSALPDKQKAKAAEEFAKDIAAMVNVGGGVIVYGVEEDRASSAAAKIVGVEGWSDAVQRMLLGWAHLHVHPPVHGLQFTALKNDQSDVGGSPVVVMQVPASFETPHLVMVGDSIKAPRRSGSRTVYMNEREIERAYRARFDDRRSHERQASDLLDQVLSGIHPTQVWLAAAARPINPRPAYAGRVPEETAGDIFSKLRTSNPFRKDGGGMAEAGVGPRVGYRKWRLRGQDRNGNPWSVVDLHDDGSVALAFIGSPSGAPDFELSTDVHVMDAQSLPAYIVSLARTAAESLGIMSDFEVSLTMKAPGKNNIYIRTLRNFGRLRGREDLIAVHDFEPVRGVFPGVGDDADALIAVRSLAMDVMNQGGHTTLGDEILKARI from the coding sequence ATGGCATTCACACCTTTGCACGGAGCGTTGGGGCTTGCGCCCTCACCCCTGGAGTACTCGATGATTCAGGCAGCTGTGGATCAGCAGGTGACAGAGAGGATAGACATCGACTGGAAGTCGGCTCTTCCTGATAAGCAGAAAGCCAAGGCGGCAGAAGAGTTTGCCAAGGATATCGCGGCGATGGTCAATGTCGGCGGCGGGGTCATTGTGTATGGTGTCGAGGAGGACAGGGCTAGTAGCGCCGCGGCTAAAATCGTCGGGGTTGAAGGTTGGTCCGACGCTGTTCAGAGGATGCTCTTGGGGTGGGCGCATTTGCATGTTCATCCGCCCGTACATGGGCTGCAGTTCACAGCTCTGAAGAACGACCAGAGTGACGTCGGAGGTTCTCCGGTTGTCGTTATGCAGGTTCCTGCAAGCTTTGAGACACCGCATCTGGTGATGGTCGGTGATTCCATCAAGGCACCACGCCGTTCGGGTTCCCGAACCGTGTACATGAATGAGCGGGAGATTGAGCGTGCCTACCGTGCACGGTTCGATGACCGTCGCAGTCATGAGCGGCAGGCATCGGATCTTCTGGACCAGGTGTTGTCAGGAATTCACCCCACTCAGGTGTGGCTGGCAGCTGCTGCGAGGCCGATCAACCCCAGACCGGCTTACGCCGGCCGAGTTCCGGAAGAGACTGCCGGGGATATTTTCTCCAAACTTCGGACCAGTAATCCGTTCCGCAAGGATGGCGGAGGGATGGCAGAGGCTGGGGTGGGGCCTAGAGTCGGTTACCGGAAGTGGCGCCTCCGGGGCCAAGATAGGAACGGCAATCCCTGGAGCGTAGTAGATCTTCATGATGACGGTAGTGTTGCCCTTGCCTTCATTGGAAGCCCGTCCGGTGCGCCAGACTTCGAATTATCCACGGACGTGCATGTCATGGATGCGCAGTCCCTTCCTGCCTACATCGTTAGCTTGGCACGAACCGCGGCGGAGAGCCTTGGCATCATGAGTGATTTCGAGGTGTCCCTGACGATGAAGGCGCCGGGTAAGAACAACATCTATATCCGAACCCTCCGTAACTTTGGACGTCTACGGGGCCGGGAGGACTTGATCGCCGTTCACGACTTCGAACCCGTTAGAGGGGTGTTCCCGGGAGTTGGGGACGATGCAGATGCGCTGATAGCCGTGAGAAGTTTGGCTATGGACGTTATGAATCAGGGCGGGCACACGACTCTCGGGGACGAGATTCTGAAGGCACGGATTTAG
- a CDS encoding GntR family transcriptional regulator: MASWRERLAFAPLETAERGEEIALRLRHSIELGVLEDGVQLPSESELAARMRVSTMTLRTALAELRHLGLLETRRGKGGGSFVKANTGDIAKAQRDTLAAYSLEDLRDIREYRAFLAGSAATAAAGRSQQVSIGRLASMAAMIETAQTPAEMTRADSRFHTQLAATSGSVLFTRQEIAMQAEVGALVWANASDRRSAAAKEHGMIVDAIRAGDTNRARDLAEDHVRQDMNRLIDLRMSMEPPLPGSPPGKEGIDSAVSAVESFAVSFEGTVAASIRTVEEAAQAALDRSKSGRLNELESVYDVARQNLKAMPALYGTGFVADPSYFGKPGSIWCYLPSGPESPQRFEFELGQEFHDYSTASWWPTDDDDDKIHASHAYIDALGTNEHVVTFSKRVTRVGEMAGIAAVDVLISRLQDEFAPFLRSLPPNTCIVDQNEVILATNTASFVGGTLSRSHRAERRIALPPLPWSLCLDVSTGTNTADAAS, translated from the coding sequence ATGGCCAGCTGGAGAGAGCGACTCGCATTCGCGCCGTTGGAGACTGCCGAACGTGGTGAGGAGATCGCCCTTCGGCTCCGTCATTCGATCGAGCTGGGCGTACTCGAAGACGGAGTCCAGCTTCCCAGCGAAAGCGAGCTCGCGGCAAGGATGCGAGTCTCCACCATGACCCTGCGAACCGCCCTCGCCGAGCTTCGTCATCTAGGGCTTCTGGAAACAAGACGCGGCAAGGGCGGCGGAAGCTTCGTGAAGGCGAATACTGGAGACATCGCCAAGGCCCAGCGGGACACCCTTGCCGCGTACTCCCTTGAGGATCTGCGCGACATCCGGGAATACCGGGCCTTCCTGGCAGGTTCAGCCGCGACGGCGGCGGCCGGCCGGTCGCAGCAGGTCTCCATCGGGCGCCTCGCTTCGATGGCGGCAATGATCGAGACGGCGCAAACGCCCGCTGAAATGACTCGGGCGGACAGTAGGTTCCACACACAGCTTGCGGCCACATCGGGATCCGTCCTGTTCACCCGCCAGGAGATCGCGATGCAGGCCGAGGTCGGGGCATTGGTATGGGCCAACGCTTCTGACCGCCGAAGCGCGGCGGCGAAAGAGCATGGGATGATCGTGGATGCCATACGGGCCGGGGACACAAATCGTGCCCGGGACCTCGCCGAAGACCACGTGCGCCAGGACATGAACCGCCTCATCGACCTGCGGATGTCCATGGAACCTCCGCTACCAGGCTCGCCGCCCGGAAAGGAAGGCATCGACAGCGCAGTTTCTGCCGTCGAATCGTTCGCTGTGAGCTTCGAAGGGACTGTGGCCGCGTCCATCCGCACCGTCGAAGAAGCCGCCCAAGCCGCCCTTGACCGCTCAAAGAGCGGCAGGCTGAACGAGTTGGAGAGCGTCTACGACGTAGCGCGCCAGAACCTGAAGGCCATGCCCGCACTATACGGGACGGGATTCGTGGCCGATCCATCCTACTTCGGCAAACCGGGCTCCATCTGGTGCTACCTCCCGTCGGGCCCGGAATCGCCGCAGCGGTTCGAATTCGAATTGGGCCAGGAGTTCCATGACTACTCGACGGCGTCATGGTGGCCCACGGACGACGACGATGACAAGATCCACGCCAGCCATGCCTACATCGACGCCCTCGGAACTAACGAGCACGTCGTAACGTTCAGCAAACGTGTCACGAGGGTGGGCGAGATGGCAGGCATCGCTGCCGTAGACGTCCTCATCAGCCGCCTCCAGGATGAATTCGCCCCGTTCCTCCGGTCCCTGCCGCCCAACACGTGCATCGTGGACCAGAACGAAGTCATTCTCGCCACCAACACGGCCAGCTTCGTCGGTGGAACCCTATCCCGATCCCACCGGGCTGAACGGAGAATCGCGCTCCCACCGCTCCCGTGGAGCCTCTGTTTAGATGTAAGCACCGGAACCAATACCGCTGATGCAGCAAGTTGA
- a CDS encoding ABC transporter permease: MSNVEVEPVPAPAVEARAARPKRKGGALGVLVEICRQPGGLFGLAVVGALVLVAVLAPWIAPYDPAAQDISNRLQGPSGDHWVGTDQLGRDVFSRLLHGARIALLVSVPTALIALCIGMLIGLAAGYLGGWVDRVCVVLLDTVQAFPAVILALTLIALLGPSMINLIGVLTVAFIPTYARVTRAMVMQVKSSDFVDASTTLGASGPRIVFRHVLPNIVAPLFTIVALDIPVIVGAEAGLSFLGLGVRPPDPSWGVILNEGFARIDSWPWGVIGAGLTLALATLGFTALGDRLRDLFDPRLVGTSKGGR, encoded by the coding sequence ATGAGTAACGTTGAAGTGGAACCCGTACCGGCCCCAGCGGTTGAGGCACGCGCCGCGAGACCGAAACGCAAAGGAGGCGCGCTTGGGGTTCTAGTCGAAATCTGTCGGCAGCCGGGTGGACTTTTTGGGCTCGCGGTTGTCGGCGCGCTTGTTCTCGTGGCGGTGCTGGCTCCGTGGATTGCTCCATATGACCCGGCCGCCCAAGACATATCCAATCGCCTCCAGGGACCGTCGGGCGATCATTGGGTCGGTACAGATCAACTTGGTCGAGATGTGTTCTCGCGACTACTCCATGGGGCCAGAATCGCCTTGTTGGTTAGCGTTCCTACCGCCTTGATCGCTCTCTGTATCGGGATGCTCATCGGCCTTGCCGCCGGATACCTCGGGGGATGGGTTGATCGAGTATGCGTCGTATTACTTGACACAGTTCAGGCATTTCCGGCGGTTATCTTGGCTCTCACACTCATCGCCCTATTGGGTCCATCAATGATCAACCTTATCGGAGTCCTCACCGTGGCTTTTATTCCGACTTACGCGAGAGTGACGCGAGCGATGGTTATGCAGGTCAAATCCAGTGATTTCGTCGACGCTAGTACGACGCTTGGAGCATCGGGACCGCGCATCGTCTTTCGACACGTTCTTCCCAACATTGTGGCACCGCTTTTTACGATCGTTGCCCTAGATATACCAGTGATCGTGGGAGCTGAGGCAGGCTTGTCGTTCTTGGGACTTGGCGTCCGACCTCCAGATCCCTCGTGGGGTGTAATCCTGAATGAGGGTTTCGCGCGAATCGACAGCTGGCCATGGGGCGTCATCGGCGCGGGCTTGACATTGGCGCTAGCCACCCTCGGATTTACAGCGCTCGGTGACCGGCTGCGTGACCTTTTCGACCCGAGACTAGTTGGCACGAGCAAGGGAGGCCGATGA
- a CDS encoding SDR family NAD(P)-dependent oxidoreductase — protein MNTGSDRPVALITGGSSGSGLATAELFLSRGYRVAIVGRNTERLEAAKNRLGLEANVLCAPGDMGVAAEAERVVDVTVAEFGRLDVLVACHGYFAPLIHVLDLTGEEWQRQLGVHLFGVINIATAAAKVMSDQGGGSIVTISTINAWQAEPHFVPHSVAKAGVVALTRGMALDLAPFGVRVNGVAPAWVDSPMGAPDFVGIENQPIDCNFQNRPAHPEEIAEVVWFLASAASSALSGTTVMADLGQMSLLTGLRTVEGNETVDNMRRWRNEASSERGGPHETPYRDRLLRMEMEFGAGVHAS, from the coding sequence ATGAATACCGGATCAGACCGACCAGTTGCGCTAATCACAGGCGGGTCAAGTGGTAGCGGACTGGCGACGGCGGAGCTTTTCTTGTCGCGCGGGTACCGGGTCGCCATCGTGGGGCGCAATACCGAACGGCTCGAGGCAGCGAAGAACCGTTTGGGGCTAGAGGCGAATGTCTTGTGCGCCCCGGGAGACATGGGTGTTGCCGCAGAGGCCGAAAGGGTCGTCGATGTGACGGTCGCGGAGTTCGGACGCTTGGATGTTCTAGTTGCGTGTCATGGCTACTTTGCTCCGCTCATCCATGTACTCGACTTGACTGGAGAGGAGTGGCAGAGGCAGCTGGGTGTTCACCTGTTCGGCGTGATCAACATCGCCACAGCCGCCGCCAAGGTTATGAGTGACCAGGGGGGAGGCTCGATCGTGACAATCTCCACTATCAATGCGTGGCAGGCAGAGCCGCACTTCGTTCCGCACTCCGTCGCAAAGGCCGGCGTTGTGGCGCTGACACGAGGGATGGCTCTCGACTTGGCGCCGTTCGGTGTTCGTGTAAATGGTGTAGCTCCGGCTTGGGTGGACAGCCCGATGGGGGCGCCTGACTTTGTGGGTATCGAGAACCAACCTATCGACTGCAATTTTCAGAATCGTCCAGCGCATCCTGAAGAGATCGCAGAGGTGGTGTGGTTCTTGGCCAGCGCTGCCTCTTCCGCTCTCTCTGGAACAACGGTAATGGCTGACCTGGGGCAGATGTCCCTGCTTACAGGACTTCGGACTGTCGAGGGCAACGAGACTGTGGACAACATGCGTCGTTGGCGCAACGAAGCTTCTAGCGAGCGGGGCGGACCTCACGAAACTCCGTACCGAGATCGACTCTTACGCATGGAGATGGAGTTCGGCGCAGGGGTGCACGCATCATGA
- a CDS encoding ABC transporter ATP-binding protein yields the protein MMVDKILEVRDLTVEYKVHGVGRRVLSDINFDLAPGEVLGIVGESGSGKSTLANALLRLLPQNGSITAGHIDLAGADIRSYSAAHMRRVRGDRIGMVFQDPVTSLNPTFTIGSQLRTAFEAHSDEGLSRREFRERAVTLLTKAGIPDAAKRLDQYPHEFSGGMRQRIMIVMMLLLKPQVIIADEPTSALDVTMQVQILELLRQMGHEQHSGMLFISHDLGVVSEIADRVMVLYAGKVAEMASAKEFFADPKHPYAHQLLGAVPSGGQRGHKLATIPGLVPSLSAMPDGCAFAARCAYAQDVCKEVAPPLFEVGSSVAACWRYSAADSGYQRDSPPLIGGQVLWDPQDGGRANVSESSAGLSALTPGHEGRAPLLSIRDLRVEFGGSAGRLLRASRAGVRAVDRVDLEVGSGEIVGLVGESGAGKSTLGRTLVGLVHNAAGEIQLDGQSLLPKPSRDQRRQIQMVFQDPHSSLSPRSTVEALLQEPYEIHQVPKSKRRSSKELLGLVELGPEHARKHPHELSGGQARRVGIARALALNPRLVVADEPTAGLDVSAASSVLNLLARLRLEEGIAMLLITHDLNVISYVADRVAVMYLGKIVEVLPADAMHAAAAHPYTRGLLAAVPDLGHHTHRGQRRLLPSGEIPSPKNPPSGCRYRTRCSLATDICAAEEPALTSVGAPGQAAACHHLDRVPREDRNFSSQVVPK from the coding sequence ATGATGGTTGACAAAATACTGGAAGTTCGTGACCTCACGGTTGAATACAAGGTCCATGGCGTAGGACGGAGGGTCCTTTCTGATATCAACTTTGATCTGGCGCCTGGCGAGGTACTTGGGATCGTCGGTGAGTCGGGCTCGGGAAAGTCGACGCTAGCCAATGCTCTTCTTCGCCTTCTCCCACAGAATGGGTCGATCACAGCCGGCCACATCGATCTGGCCGGAGCCGATATTCGGTCCTACTCAGCGGCACATATGCGTAGGGTGCGAGGGGATCGGATCGGAATGGTCTTTCAAGATCCTGTGACGAGTTTGAACCCAACGTTCACGATCGGGTCACAACTGAGGACAGCATTTGAGGCGCACAGCGACGAGGGATTGAGCCGACGAGAGTTTCGAGAGCGGGCCGTCACCCTGCTGACTAAGGCGGGAATTCCTGACGCGGCCAAGCGGCTGGACCAGTATCCGCACGAGTTTTCTGGTGGCATGCGGCAGCGCATAATGATCGTAATGATGCTTCTTCTAAAGCCTCAGGTGATCATTGCCGATGAGCCAACATCGGCTCTCGATGTCACTATGCAAGTGCAGATCCTCGAGCTCCTGCGCCAGATGGGTCACGAGCAGCATTCAGGAATGCTCTTCATCTCTCACGACCTTGGTGTGGTCTCGGAGATCGCCGATCGCGTCATGGTGCTATACGCGGGCAAAGTGGCGGAGATGGCCTCCGCGAAGGAGTTCTTCGCAGACCCCAAACACCCGTACGCTCATCAGCTACTCGGAGCCGTCCCGTCGGGCGGGCAGCGAGGCCACAAGCTGGCGACCATCCCCGGATTGGTGCCCAGCCTTTCGGCGATGCCGGACGGTTGCGCCTTCGCAGCTCGATGCGCTTACGCACAGGATGTCTGCAAGGAAGTAGCTCCTCCACTCTTTGAGGTGGGGAGTTCCGTCGCGGCTTGCTGGCGTTACTCGGCGGCGGATTCTGGATATCAACGCGACTCGCCGCCCCTCATCGGTGGACAGGTTTTGTGGGATCCCCAGGATGGCGGGAGGGCCAATGTCAGCGAGAGTTCTGCTGGCTTGAGTGCCCTCACACCCGGTCATGAAGGTCGTGCGCCGCTATTGAGCATTAGGGACCTACGTGTCGAATTTGGAGGTTCAGCAGGCCGACTATTGCGTGCCTCCAGAGCCGGGGTACGCGCAGTCGATCGAGTTGACCTCGAAGTCGGGTCGGGTGAAATTGTGGGGCTTGTGGGGGAATCCGGCGCGGGGAAGAGCACCTTGGGCCGGACCCTCGTGGGCTTGGTCCACAATGCGGCCGGTGAAATCCAGCTCGACGGTCAATCCTTACTCCCGAAGCCGAGCAGAGACCAACGTCGTCAGATTCAAATGGTGTTTCAAGATCCACACTCCAGTTTGTCGCCGCGGTCAACCGTCGAGGCGTTGCTCCAGGAGCCGTATGAGATTCATCAAGTCCCCAAATCGAAGCGTCGTTCTTCGAAGGAGCTTCTGGGTCTAGTCGAACTCGGGCCTGAGCACGCGCGTAAGCACCCGCACGAGCTGTCGGGTGGGCAAGCGCGTCGCGTGGGGATCGCCCGTGCGCTAGCCCTCAATCCCCGGCTCGTGGTGGCTGATGAACCGACGGCCGGTTTGGATGTCTCTGCGGCATCAAGCGTTTTGAACCTGCTGGCACGCCTCCGCCTTGAAGAAGGCATAGCGATGCTGCTTATCACGCACGACCTCAATGTCATCAGCTACGTTGCCGATCGCGTTGCTGTGATGTACCTGGGAAAAATCGTTGAGGTTCTTCCTGCCGACGCGATGCACGCAGCCGCTGCGCACCCATACACCCGTGGTCTTCTTGCAGCCGTTCCAGACCTCGGACATCACACACATCGCGGTCAGCGGCGACTTCTCCCTAGTGGTGAAATTCCGAGTCCGAAGAATCCGCCTAGCGGTTGTCGGTACCGAACTCGCTGCTCGCTCGCGACCGATATATGCGCGGCTGAGGAGCCTGCCCTGACATCCGTCGGCGCACCCGGACAAGCAGCTGCATGCCATCACCTCGACCGAGTACCGAGAGAAGATCGGAATTTTTCAAGTCAAGTGGTACCAAAGTGA
- a CDS encoding ABC transporter permease → MIRYMFGRLFMAVLVALLVTAFLGLLIHLLPGDPVRLLLGSRASPEAVAAARSNLFLDEPVHVQVWEFVRNALQGDLGRDLVTNQPVANRIASAFPHTVVLALAGLAIAVAGGLVMGVYSAMHPNSWVDNLTRIISISFMTMPSYVAGLFLILIFAVNLKWFPSTGAGEFADPIGYLQHLILPATSLGLLWVGYLSRIVRTSMLEALNKNYVYAARAMGVSEPIVGYKYSLRNAIIPTVAVLGVGLGNLLGGAIFVELIFARPGMGSLIVQAIEVRNYPIVRGGVLVIAVTFVLANLLADLSYRALDPRMRAGKKAAA, encoded by the coding sequence ATGATTAGGTATATGTTTGGTCGCCTATTCATGGCCGTCCTAGTAGCGCTGTTGGTCACAGCCTTTTTGGGATTGCTTATCCACTTGCTGCCGGGTGACCCCGTTCGCCTCCTCCTGGGCTCACGAGCAAGCCCGGAGGCGGTGGCCGCCGCTCGTTCCAACTTGTTTTTAGACGAACCCGTGCATGTCCAGGTGTGGGAATTCGTGCGGAATGCGCTGCAAGGTGACTTGGGAAGAGATCTGGTGACAAATCAGCCAGTGGCGAACCGTATCGCCAGCGCTTTCCCGCATACGGTGGTGTTGGCGCTGGCCGGCCTTGCGATTGCCGTTGCCGGCGGCCTCGTGATGGGTGTGTATTCCGCGATGCACCCCAACTCGTGGGTCGACAACCTCACGCGAATCATCTCGATCTCATTCATGACCATGCCGTCATACGTGGCCGGACTCTTTTTGATACTGATTTTCGCAGTAAACCTGAAATGGTTTCCGTCGACCGGCGCCGGGGAGTTTGCTGATCCGATCGGATATCTTCAGCACTTGATCCTGCCTGCGACTTCCCTGGGACTACTTTGGGTCGGCTACCTCAGCCGGATCGTTCGAACGAGCATGCTAGAGGCGCTCAATAAGAACTATGTTTACGCGGCTCGCGCTATGGGCGTCTCAGAGCCGATCGTCGGGTACAAGTACTCCTTGAGAAACGCCATCATCCCGACGGTCGCCGTGCTGGGGGTCGGTTTGGGCAACCTTTTGGGCGGGGCCATCTTTGTCGAGTTGATCTTCGCGCGACCTGGTATGGGCTCACTCATCGTCCAGGCGATTGAGGTGCGCAACTACCCAATCGTAAGAGGTGGGGTGTTGGTCATAGCTGTGACTTTCGTTCTCGCGAACCTCCTCGCCGATTTGTCTTACAGAGCTCTCGATCCCCGAATGCGAGCAGGAAAGAAGGCCGCGGCATGA
- a CDS encoding DUF4913 domain-containing protein — protein sequence MTARDEDAPQQQEPDETELVEQFVMWVEMLVHDIESVPNEASDRHWCREWWQHPEAVARLMALHEAYKQAVQENTLSAWWVQHWDPHTRVMFSGQGPFKDCQRRHAFLDRAADYTPRLATVAPPADWRP from the coding sequence ATGACCGCCCGCGACGAGGATGCGCCCCAGCAGCAAGAACCGGACGAAACAGAACTAGTCGAGCAGTTTGTGATGTGGGTCGAGATGCTGGTCCACGACATTGAATCGGTGCCTAACGAAGCCTCCGACCGGCATTGGTGCCGGGAGTGGTGGCAGCATCCCGAAGCAGTGGCAAGGCTCATGGCCCTCCATGAGGCCTACAAGCAGGCTGTCCAGGAAAACACCCTGTCAGCTTGGTGGGTCCAGCATTGGGACCCTCACACCCGAGTGATGTTCTCGGGCCAGGGGCCTTTCAAAGACTGCCAGCGACGGCACGCGTTCCTTGACCGGGCCGCCGACTACACACCACGGCTGGCAACAGTGGCCCCACCAGCCGACTGGAGACCCTAA